taaccaaatatattttatattaaatcttcccacgcggaatttatctttcaattttgactcataacgcagtaattagctttaaattttttttacattttaccaactcttattttatttttttagtttattggtggttattaggaataaaaaataaatacagtaatcaCAAAATACTTCAGACcccctatatttttttaacaaattttcaatattttacaaaaaaatcgtcaGGATTCACCATTGCAtagaacaatataggcctataacgacaacacaaataaagtaataacaaaataaaaagataatatatatgctaaatacaacaggaacacgaacagtaaataaggaaatttggcaaaacagcgttaaaaaataaaatatgctgtTGCTGGATATATCCGTTTTCCGCGTAATGGTTCGCTGCTGACTGAGGCTTAAATCACGCCATGAGGGACCAATGCCACGCCTTCCCACCACTGCgacgcgccaatgaggttcaaactgtaacatccTGCTTTATTCGGAACAAGTATTTAACATCTCTcttgaactctagcggattcctcgggaactacaatttattaacattaacacaGAATAAACTTTGAAGGACATATCCGTTTGATGCGTTTCGGTCTAAGTTAGGCCTAACGGATGATATCCGTTTGCcacgtgggaagggttaaaataattaatatagtgCTCATAGTGAtaatcttgtaaataataaatgagctctaaaaaaaaacaaaaaaaaaaaaaaaaaaaaataaaaaaaaaaaacattcaaacaaacaATCAGAATTGGAAATAGGAATAAATAGActctcataaataattatgaaactataacaaacatttataacaggaaatacgaattatgcgtaattatttatattttcacccggtcccccacccccccccccccccacccccccccccccccacccccccccccccccacccccccccccccccacccccccccccccccacccccccccccccagaagtatgtgtatttgtacataaataatttcttgattaaggcaaaatcaactatggtacTAAAATATACCGTTgctggagtaaattacaatggccattcGTGACATATTGTTGCAACAAGGGCAAAATTCAATGTTGgcaatcaaaatataattcacttgaaccacaAGTGCTTATACATGTGCAAAGCCCCACGAAATTGTGTGTGAATCCATGGGTAATTGCTAGTAATTTCATAAGGTTTAAAGTGTGTAAAAACATGAGGGAAGCCCATTCAATTCAGTTCGTCGGttaagagataaacatttttttaccattCACTCTATTAAGAAAGAAATCTCTTATTGCTTTTATCTTAGAATTTACCAGATCAGTGACATTAAGGGTGTGTTTTGAGGGAAGATATTAGGCTAATAATACAACTactcccaaattaaaaaaaaaaacttgattgaAGAGCACAGGTTTGAATCCCCAGAAATGTGAATACAATCATTTGCCACTCCTTATGTGCCAACCCCTTGAAGAGAGGACAATTTGCTGGATACcataaaaaacattagttttatccTAAATTGATTTGGagcttttatttttaactttaaatattgaccaatcattcattcatttcatattcaatttattttgatatttttcagaaTCTCTGTGTTCTCGAAACCAATATTACATGTAAGATTGTATTGTGTTTGTTGTTAGGGAAATGTTCTATGCACTTGCCTGGACAACGAATggtaaacatacatttttagtgACTGGTGGAATCCGATACACAACTTCATTTTATACATCCTGCTGAAGGCATTGCGTTCTTCTGCAGGAACATCAAAGTCATTAAGTACAAAAACCACATAAATAGTCTTCTGTTCCATCCTAAACACTGGAATCTATTGAtatgtaagtataaaatatttttgtactagaTCACACGAGTTCAAATACTTGTACTTCATCTGTATAGTGCAGTTTTAGAATACTTAGAGATTAAATTATCTCACTGGACCAATCAAATGCATTCTGGATAGTTATGTCTCGATACTAGATTTAACATTTTACCAGGCTTGTTGTGACATGTTCAGGTGGAGGAAGTCATGGAGAAATCCATATCTGCAACATTGGTAACCCAATTCCACCAGAATACGAGAATGAACTTCAATGTTATGCAGAGTTTCTCTACCAATAGTGAGATATTCAGCATGAGCTACTGCCCTGTGAACAACATGCTTCTTACTGGCTGCAACGATGGACTACAGGGCTGGTGCTTCCCTGATCCAATTGAAGACATCAAGCATCCAATGTGAGTAACAGACAACTACATAGACTATCACATTATGAAATCAATATCTCTTGGAAGTGGatagtattttatttacctttcaCTGATCTCAAAAACTCATTGTTTTTCTGTCAAATTTGGAAAACTGTTTAATCATTGATTAAAGATGACCACCCCTATATTGAATCATGTAAGTTGTATCACTAATTACTAGACCTGCCAAACTATTAATGAggataatattaattacttttgtttGAAATCAAGTTATTGTCACCAACagatatttacatgtaaattgtAACAGGGAAAGCAGATGTAATTCATATACTGTACTAGCCAACAGAAAGTAATTGGTGTTTCACTCTTATTAAGAGCTACTTTTTAAAGGACAACTGAAATCCctgaaaatatttgctaattgTTGTCAGAGTCAACAtcactttcatttttatttaactgtgtTTGTCATGGTTCAGCTCAACGGACAGTAATGGGTCccattatgattttattttacataacgaACCTATCAAAACCGAAGCTTAACTCAGCAACATACACGTAATACATACAGTTTAGGATCCGAGATCCGTTGAATAAGGATGTAACTAGGTTTTCCTTGAAAATTATTGAGGAATTTCTTCTATAGAAGAAATATATAAGCTACACAATCTTTTGTGGAGGTTGAAATGGGAGGGTAGGTAacaaaagagtttaaaatatcaaacaaatttttcgaagatcatatttttcttagcttgactcACTTAAAACCCTACTATCAGACACTTAAACAATAGTTAATTCACCATCAGACTAATAGTTAAAGAGATTGATTGAGTCACTACTTTCAGCCAAAAAGTTGGTCTGTAGTTTGCTATTggagttttaacatttatttatgtgactGGTAGTTCGTTTTGAATGTgccatgttacaaaaatatataaagagagtacaaaattattgtttcatagttatatacaataattacccTTTTGGTATTCTCTCATTTCGACCTATACCTAAACTTGTGTGGCTGATGATCTATTTCtttattaggaaatatttctttattgaattCAAGACAAACaaagttgtgtgcttatacaatgcaaattggctcttggctttTATACTATTACGATAGCAACCTTGTCTGTTCAGTGTATAATGGAAATGTTTGTAACCTAATCTAGTGCGATGATTGGATCAAAATATTgcactatttaataaaaaaaaaaaactattaatacatttataaaaatctaatgtcTCATTCTTAGATTTTGGCAAACAAGATGAAGTTTTGTCGGGCACTTTCAATTTAGTCTGCAATAAAAATTTCAGATGGGGTAATTGAAGTCTCTGTTACTTTAGACTCCGAACATAAACTTTCTTAACCCTTCTTCTCAGAAATAGCTATAACTATTAGTATCCTACATTTCTCTAACAATACCGTATTCTCCGAGTTCAGTTTGACAAACAAATTCTGTCTGTTATTTTCTTGTCACTGTCACCTTCATCTTCAAACGAATATATGATGTACGAGACAACAAAACAACAAGCAACCTCAGCAGATGAACTATTCAATTCACGCACTGCTGCAATCTGCATTAGAGTATAGCTGGCTTCAACCATTTACTTCTGATTAtcaacattattattacataatgactcaaataattcaatcttactactaacttaaaattattatttttatttaacaaatatcattttttatttttaataaaatgtacaattggTACAACACGTTAtactaaaaacattgtgtgattacagaaaaatatatatgtactatgACAAATTTCTTTTCATCGTCATTCATATAGATTTTTGTTCGCTAAAAGGGTAATCGTCCTGTTTAACTTTATTGAACTTCTTAACTTAGAAAATTGTTGACTGTTTAATGCCAAACTATGTTTTAACTATCACAGAAATGTTCAACAGTGTATTTTTCTGTATTAAGttgaataaattttgataatgtaaattgtaagtcattaatatttttagtaaacaatcAAAACTTCATTCTTTGATAACACATTCACTTCAGAGTTTAGTCATTAAGATATTCAGGAGAACAGTCCTTCTTGTTGTTGTAGTATTACTCTCTCTTAGACTGAAGATTTCAGTTGCAGAATTTGATTTTAAGCAATACATAAGGTAACTTTACatgagtaaaaataatttcaaatgttcTGTCACATGTCTAATGGATGGAAACTAATTTGGAGAATGCTTAAACCTGATATCTGAATTCCAGACCTGTGACATCGAAGAAGTTCATATTGCCGACTCGTAGTGGCAACAATGATGTGCAAGACCTTGTGGACTCTGTGGAAGTTGTAGGTGACGGAGTGGTGGCAACCAAGTGTGCACTACATGGTGCCATATACCTGTGGAATCTGACTGCTACGCTGGCTTCTGACAGTACAGATGTAAAGCCCACCCATGTGCTACGTTGGAGCGACACCGACAACTATTTCATGTTTATTGGAGTACAAGCAGGTTCAGTTCGCTcacaattcatattttatactttgGATTCAAAAACTGTTTACTCCATTGAAGAATGACTATTTTTTTTCTCACctattgtattgaaaatgttgAATGCTGTAATTCCTTACTTTAGtgtactaaaaaaatttcaagtaatcatcaaattttaatgaaattttacagttttatcacCTTAAGGCTCCTTTCCGAAGTTTATGGACAACCCTTGAATTGGTGATCAATTGCCCTGAATTGGCAGATTTGAATGGTTTTAAATCTGGTGTTGCGTAAGGAAGCGGCTCTTAAGCATTTGATAGACTGTTTTCCATCTGATGAGTTAACTCATTCCTAAACTCccattaaccctccatcaggcgcttaaaattagaaacaccatcaggcgctcacggaggtttcctccaggttagcgaatagtggatatcatatttgtttaaatattcatacggatttaattacaatgtaatatattcatttttagaagttaaatataaattactctcttatgtaatgaatttttcaaataagaaattcaaaatcttaaaaaaatgttattgtatagtaacaacatgatttattttaagggataatgcaattaatttttgaattgtttaacctactgtaataatatatggaaattaacttagtttttaacttcttacaaaaacaacttacttcaattcttgagttattatacaatgtaatgtcaattattactctgaaataaaaatttattctttactaaaactttttttaatactacacaaagtttcaaaacattttccttctggttattataacgacaatgttcactccaaaaacagtactgaaatgttcactagcacacgggtactgtactgacaagtctcgcgtcttcattctccatttcacaaaattcaaataaaatatattgtaacacttaaaaagaaaccatcacaggtcatacatttaggcgcacacggattattactccataaaaactaaatacaataaggcgctcacggagatttcgtccaagcactacaaaacacaacatcgggcgcttacggaggaatcgtccagtctcgcacggaagtagatgtcatactgacagattttgacaaagataagcgggaggctattggtttgcttccccgaaagatgctcgtgaagtacactgtgggaaacgactgccaacatcagaaaagtagtactatttttaataataaaaaatacacggaggaaaactccgtttagcgcccgatgtagggttaataagtaaattaatactggtggttttcttatttatttagttaaaaaagtgttttgtaaaattaaaaaagagccgcttttttataaaatagtgatAAGTTTCTTACATCTAAAGAAGAGGATATAGTGAtggcaaattttcaaaattcaattatactaACCCATATCAACCTAACAACTACAGAATTATATGACTGTCAGCTACAGTCATGGGTTTTCCTGCTGCCCCATTATTGAGCACATAATCGAGAGTAGTTTTCTAAGccatcttttaattatttacatgatttattcTTTATCAGTATGTTTTTTGTCACATAATAGCACTGTGGTGCTGCCTTTTTCAACTTATATAATATTGCATCATTGTTGAATAGGTTATTGTTAATACTATTTAAAGCTAATAATTCACATCTTAGCTCTGGAGACATTTTAGATTTTCTGTTGTTCTATTTATTCTCAAAATTTCTTGTTCTACCAATATTGAATAATCGGAACTATGCGAAATGGTTGTAAAATaagcttacaaaaataaaagtattcatgaagctataaattattgtttaactttATCAATGTTTTGCAACTAAACAATTGTTTACATGTATCAATATTCTAATAGAATCATTGTTTATGATAATTGTTGTTTTGTCctgtaaaatgtatgaaattttaaattaattactgtttattcgagtttaaaataaaattgtgtaagaaAATTGAGATATATGAACAAAACATGATGAGCTACTGTTATAATCAGCTAAATATTTCCTCGcttaagtacaaaaaagaaaatttatgaatattCTTTCTTAAATTTTCTATGGATGTTCTCAGAGGCCGGCCTGCTATGCTGTGGAGATGACAAAGGAATGCTGTGGCTCTACGATCTCAATCTGTTGCCTCCTCCCGACCCACAGACCCACATAGCTGTACATGCATCCACTCTCTTACCATGGCCAGAAATCACCGACCGATACACAGAGAAGAAGCGCAAACTGTCTGTCACGACTTACGACATCGTCATTGATAAAGTGGCACTGTCTAGTGACAGGGACTACATCGTTGCCGTTACCAACAATAACATGGTCTGTATTTGGGAAAGAAGCTGAAGATGACCACCATTGTTTTTGTACTTGTGAATAGTCTGTTTTGTGGTAAATGAAAAGGTGATATCAGTCAACCATTGGGGACAACATTGGGggaaaatgtttgttatttcctaaatattacagtaattgtATTATCTTCAAATTTTTTACTTTCCAATTAAAATCAACAAGTTGAATAAAGTAAGTGTTGTATTCTATGTTATTTAGTGCTCAAATTATTTTTGTCACATAATAATATTTGATGTAGttgatttattataaacactgtatgcaatattatttacaagaaaatatactttaaacgACCAGAAGTAAGTTATTACTTTATTGCATTCTATCAATAAATTTCtcagttatatcatattttacttgctctatttactaatatttttaatatatttgtaggaattttaattgttactacattggttgtattttatattagagtaagtcaacaa
The Homalodisca vitripennis isolate AUS2020 chromosome 1, UT_GWSS_2.1, whole genome shotgun sequence DNA segment above includes these coding regions:
- the LOC124352681 gene encoding leucine-rich repeat and WD repeat-containing protein 1-like gives rise to the protein MEKSISATLVTQFHQNTRMNFNVMQSFSTNSEIFSMSYCPVNNMLLTGCNDGLQGWCFPDPIEDIKHPIPVTSKKFILPTRSGNNDVQDLVDSVEVVGDGVVATKCALHGAIYLWNLTATLASDSTDVKPTHVLRWSDTDNYFMFIGVQAEAGLLCCGDDKGMLWLYDLNLLPPPDPQTHIAVHASTLLPWPEITDRYTEKKRKLSVTTYDIVIDKVALSSDRDYIVAVTNNNMVCIWERS